Part of the Wolbachia endosymbiont of Diaphorina citri genome is shown below.
ATTTTACCTTAAGTTTATTATGTAAAATTGGAGGCGCTATGCATAATGCAAATGAAACTTTAATAATGAATTTCGATCAAGTTGCTCAATTAACTTCTCAAAATTATAAATTAGGGACACCTTATAACAACAGGACACGTATATATAACTATATAACTTTAGCTAAAGCATTGGAGAATCTCAATGATCCATCCCGGTCACATGCAAATAAGGAGCTTTTTTTGAGTGACAATGATGAAGAAACTAAGAAACTTCTGAGTGTAATTCGAAAAGGAATTGCTGAATATACAGGTAATGATTCTGTAGATGTGAGGTTGAGAGGAAAAGAAGATAAATCATTTACTGCATGGGTATCGTTAAAAGAAGGCAGAGGTGAGTTAAAATTTGATAACTCATTTCCTGGTAAAGCCTTAAAGGATAGTAATCTAAAAATTGGAGCTTTTACATTGGTATCTCCAGAAGATAAAAGGTTGGTGCGTGTTTCACAAAGTGATGATGGTGTAAGGCTTTATCAAATACTAAATGAGTCTTGTATAATTAAATTTAACTGGAAAGTGGGTGATAGAGATTGCAGTATTGCTTTAAATATTAGTGGAAATGGTAACGTATTTTGTACTGATTTAAGTGATAATATAAGTCCTGAGGACTTCGAGGAAAACAAAGCTGTAAAAATAAAAATTGGCTATTATGAGAATAAGAAGATGGATAAATATAATGACATGACTCTAGCAAAATTGGTCTCATTGGCTTCAAACTTACAAGGAATTGAAAAAGAAGTTATAACAATCAATCCATCAACAGGTGTAACAAATGCAAGTGCACAGAATGTTAGTGAGTCTCAGCATTCTCAAAATATTAAATAGAAATTGCTAGCGCATTAATTATCGTACACATACACCGTTGCATGCAGTAACGGTGTATGTGTATAATCAATAGGATTTGTAAGCTCAATAAAGTTTGCAACCAATTTGAAAGTTATTTTACTACATGCAAGACTCTGAAATACTAGAAACTCTAAAGATCAAAACATTAGAAGCTGAAAAAGGAGGAGGTCCTGATAGAGTTAACAAGCAACATGAAAAAGGGAAATTAACTGCTAGAGAAAGGCTGAGTATATTGCTCGATGAAAATTCATTTCAAGAATATGATAAGTTTGTAAAACATCACGCAACTGATTTTGGCATGCAAAATGCTGATTTTTTAGGTGATGGAGTTGTAATTGGCCATGGTACTATTTATGGCAGAAAAGTTTTTGTTTATTCTCAGGATTTCACTGTCTTTGGCGGATCGCTTGGCGCATCACATGCAAAAAAAATATGCAAAATTATGGATATGGCAATTAATGCCAGGGTTCCAATTATCGGACTAAACGATTCTGGTGGAGCCAGAATTCAAGAAGGAGTAAATTCCCTTGCTGGTTATGGAGAAATTTTTCAAAGGAATGTAAATGCATCAGGCGTTATACCACAAATCTCTCTAATCATGGGCCCGTGTGCTGGCGGTGCAGTTTACTCTCCAGCGCTAACTGACTTTACTTTCATGGTAAAAAATAGCTCATACATGTTTATAACCGGACCAGATGTAGTGAAAAAAGTTACATACGAGAACGTAAGCCACGAAGATCTCGGTGGAGCAAAAATTCATACAAGCAAAACAGGAGTAGCAGATTTTGCGTTCAATAATGATGTTGAAATGCTACTGAAAATGCGTGAATTCCTTACCTTTTTGCCAGCCAATAATCAAGAATTGTCAAAGCCTGTACCAACCTGTGACTTAATCGATGATGTTGATGAATCTTTGAACACTCTAGTTCCTACCAATCCTAACACTCCTTATGATATATATGAACTCATTGAAAAGGTGTGTGATGAAAGGAAATTTTTTGAACTAAAACCCGATTTTGCTCGTAACATCATAATTGGCTTTGGCAGAATTGGAGGAAATACTATTGGTGTTGTTGCAAATCAACCTATGCACCTTGCAGGATGCTTAGATATTGACTCTTCAAGAAAAGCTGCGAGATTTGTAAGATTTTGTGACGCATTTAACATTCCCATCATCACACTTATTGATGTTCCGGGGTTTTTACCTGGCACGAATCAAGAATACAATAATATAATACAACACGGAGCGAAACTGCTTTACGCTTACGCTGAAGCGACCGTGCCGAAAATTAGCCTTATCACTAGAAAAGCGTATGGTGGTGCATATATTGTTATGAACTCAAAACATTTAAAAGGTGATATAAATTATGCTTGGCCAACCGCTGAGATAGCTGTAATGGGCCCTGAAAGTGCAGTTGAAATTATATTTAGGCATGAAAAAGACCAGCAAACGTTAATCAAAGAATATAAAGAGAAATTTGCTAATCCATTTTTTGCTGCATCGCATGGATATATTGATGATATAATAGTGCCAAGTAAAACAAGGTATCACCTTCACAAAGCACTAGAACTACTTAAAAACAAGAAAGTAGAAAGAATATGGAAGAAGCATGATAATCTTCCTTTGTAACTTTCCTCTCAGTCTTTATTGTAAGGTCTACAGTGCCGTTACACCAAGTTGGATTACCAATAACGCTAACTTTTGGGTTCTTTTTTCTACAATGTATTCTTATTTTAGCTAAAAATTACTTCCGCATATTTTAAGTCTGATTATAATGACAATTAGAGATACTTTTAGAGCTCAAAAATTTATCTTTGTCTGCAGACTTTTTTATTAAACTCATA
Proteins encoded:
- a CDS encoding acyl-CoA carboxylase subunit beta, which codes for MQDSEILETLKIKTLEAEKGGGPDRVNKQHEKGKLTARERLSILLDENSFQEYDKFVKHHATDFGMQNADFLGDGVVIGHGTIYGRKVFVYSQDFTVFGGSLGASHAKKICKIMDMAINARVPIIGLNDSGGARIQEGVNSLAGYGEIFQRNVNASGVIPQISLIMGPCAGGAVYSPALTDFTFMVKNSSYMFITGPDVVKKVTYENVSHEDLGGAKIHTSKTGVADFAFNNDVEMLLKMREFLTFLPANNQELSKPVPTCDLIDDVDESLNTLVPTNPNTPYDIYELIEKVCDERKFFELKPDFARNIIIGFGRIGGNTIGVVANQPMHLAGCLDIDSSRKAARFVRFCDAFNIPIITLIDVPGFLPGTNQEYNNIIQHGAKLLYAYAEATVPKISLITRKAYGGAYIVMNSKHLKGDINYAWPTAEIAVMGPESAVEIIFRHEKDQQTLIKEYKEKFANPFFAASHGYIDDIIVPSKTRYHLHKALELLKNKKVERIWKKHDNLPL